The Nostoc sp. 'Lobaria pulmonaria (5183) cyanobiont' genome window below encodes:
- a CDS encoding actin-binding WH2 domain-containing protein, producing MIERKSSGIKYFAVLIGFLRDRQGFLEEVRQGTRLPNKIISLLVCSSLFIAAYGGIIGAYHSWMQAISSAIKLPALYLITLLICIPTLFFANIIFGSKRTFAQHLALVLTAVSVTSVLLFSFAPITLFFLITTNNYQFLILLNVFIFAITGFIGVSSLYQATSLVLEQDNEGSKTRQKILQFWLFLYAFVGSQLGWTLRPFFGTPGSAFELFREREGNFYLSVIKSISYLFGFR from the coding sequence ATGATTGAACGGAAATCTTCAGGAATCAAATACTTTGCAGTGCTGATTGGATTCCTGCGCGATCGCCAAGGATTTCTAGAGGAAGTTCGTCAAGGTACGAGATTACCAAATAAAATAATTTCTTTGCTAGTTTGCAGTTCCTTATTTATCGCTGCTTATGGCGGAATCATTGGTGCATACCATAGCTGGATGCAAGCTATATCTTCCGCCATTAAACTCCCAGCCCTTTATCTAATCACACTTTTGATTTGTATCCCGACGTTGTTCTTTGCCAACATTATTTTTGGTTCCAAGCGGACTTTTGCACAGCATTTAGCATTAGTTTTAACTGCGGTTTCAGTCACTAGCGTACTTTTATTTAGCTTTGCCCCAATCACACTGTTTTTCTTGATTACTACCAATAATTACCAATTTCTAATTTTGTTAAATGTCTTTATCTTTGCCATAACTGGATTTATTGGTGTTTCGTCTTTATATCAAGCCACGAGTTTAGTTTTAGAACAAGATAATGAAGGTAGCAAAACACGCCAGAAAATTTTACAATTTTGGCTATTTCTTTACGCTTTCGTAGGCAGTCAGTTAGGATGGACTCTCAGACCGTTTTTTGGCACACCTGGTTCTGCTTTTGAACTATTCCGTGAAAGAGAAGGTAATTTCTATTTAAGCGTCATTAAATCTATTAGCTATCTCTTTGGATTCCGTTAA
- a CDS encoding type I restriction endonuclease: MVQFIQAQNVGLAYLEEKFSLQLAEDEAFFTEWFENLPEITDLEKPDLDRIKLHYLRLVKHPPLSEETVKLVVLSPLLNLAGFYDEPFYIRGEQSIELSAEDEGEIIRGRIDILVIQEQFWLLVIESKRSSFSLLEAIPQALVYMLANPHQDKPSFGLVTNGSDFIFLKLTKENQPKYAMSDKFTLLKRKSELYQVLSVLKNLSQILS; encoded by the coding sequence ATGGTTCAATTTATCCAAGCACAAAATGTCGGGCTTGCCTATTTGGAGGAAAAATTTAGTCTACAGCTAGCAGAAGATGAGGCATTTTTCACAGAATGGTTTGAAAATTTACCGGAAATTACAGATTTAGAAAAGCCAGATTTAGACAGAATAAAACTTCATTATCTCCGTTTAGTCAAGCATCCTCCTTTGTCAGAAGAAACGGTAAAATTAGTAGTTTTATCTCCTTTACTCAATTTAGCTGGATTTTATGATGAGCCTTTTTATATCAGAGGCGAACAATCAATAGAACTTTCTGCCGAAGATGAAGGAGAAATTATTAGAGGTAGAATTGATATTTTAGTTATTCAAGAACAATTCTGGTTGTTAGTAATTGAATCTAAAAGGTCTAGCTTTTCTCTTTTAGAAGCTATACCTCAAGCACTTGTTTATATGCTAGCTAATCCTCATCAAGACAAACCTAGTTTTGGATTAGTAACAAATGGTAGTGATTTTATTTTCTTGAAACTGACAAAAGAAAATCAGCCAAAGTATGCTATGTCTGATAAATTTACGCTTTTGAAACGAAAAAGTGAACTTTATCAGGTTTTAAGTGTATTAAAAAATTTGAGTCAAATTTTGAGTTAA
- a CDS encoding pentapeptide repeat-containing protein, with product MAEDYSGQNLRGRNFKGRQDLAGANFSYADIRGANFTNANLIGANFSHAKAGLQRRWAIGLVIISFLLSGLSGYLWAVNGYLVLQIFNSSREIQIAAWVTLITLIVFFVITIRQGIIAGLGAFAVAFAVAVAGAGAGAGAFAVAGAGAGAGAGAGAGAGAFAGAGAFAVAFAVAFAVAVAGAFAVAFAGAGAGAFAVAVAVAVAVAGAGTLFSIYISWRAMKGDQKHSLIRNIAIAFAATGGTSFRGANLTNADFTQATLKSTDFRNTILICSRWHQAKMLDRVRPGSTYLQNSQVRQLLVTGQGQDTKFDRENLRGINLKKANLADASFIGIDLSEANLQDADLSRAKLKQTQLDGTDLTGATLTGAYIEDWGITNTTKLHGVRCEYVFMRLPTKEDPDPLRKPDNKQDVFEDGDFADFIKPIFDTLDLYHNQGVDPRAVAIAFKNLAENHPEAELEIVAMEKRGDDKILLRAKTAPSSDKSQLSAEYFDDYNQLKTLSQSQQLLLVEKDNYISQLVTTIQTAFQQPKFNTQGNTIMSDISGINIQGSSNVSGIAGNNSIANLGNISGNVSIALNQLPDAPDADKPGIKELLSQLQDAIIQSTYLPEEDKAEALEQVNTLAEAGKNPQESTKQKTAKTAITMLKGIFTGLPAVASLVEATNKLLPAISKLFGLG from the coding sequence ATGGCTGAAGACTACTCCGGTCAAAATCTCCGAGGACGCAACTTCAAAGGTAGACAAGACCTTGCGGGTGCAAACTTTAGCTATGCCGATATCCGAGGGGCAAACTTCACTAACGCTAACCTGATAGGGGCAAACTTCAGTCACGCCAAAGCAGGACTGCAACGGCGTTGGGCAATTGGTTTAGTTATTATCTCATTCTTATTGTCAGGACTGTCAGGATATTTATGGGCTGTCAATGGTTACTTGGTGTTGCAGATATTTAACTCATCCCGTGAGATCCAAATTGCAGCCTGGGTTACTCTAATCACATTGATTGTCTTTTTCGTCATCACGATTCGCCAAGGAATAATAGCTGGTTTAGGAGCCTTCGCCGTAGCCTTCGCCGTAGCCGTAGCCGGAGCCGGAGCCGGAGCCGGAGCCTTCGCCGTAGCCGGAGCCGGAGCCGGAGCCGGAGCCGGAGCCGGAGCCGGAGCCGGAGCCTTCGCCGGAGCCGGAGCCTTCGCCGTAGCCTTCGCCGTAGCCTTCGCCGTAGCCGTAGCCGGAGCCTTCGCCGTAGCCTTCGCCGGAGCCGGAGCCGGAGCCTTCGCCGTAGCCGTAGCCGTAGCCGTAGCCGTAGCCGGAGCCGGAACGTTATTTAGTATCTACATCAGCTGGCGAGCCATGAAAGGAGATCAAAAACACTCCTTAATTCGCAATATCGCGATCGCCTTTGCTGCTACAGGAGGTACAAGTTTTCGTGGCGCTAATTTAACCAATGCTGATTTCACCCAAGCCACACTCAAAAGTACAGATTTCCGAAACACTATTCTTATCTGTAGCCGTTGGCATCAAGCCAAAATGCTTGACCGTGTTCGTCCTGGTTCAACTTATCTTCAAAACTCACAAGTACGTCAACTGCTGGTTACAGGACAGGGACAAGATACAAAATTTGACCGTGAAAACCTGCGGGGTATCAACTTAAAAAAAGCTAACCTAGCAGATGCCAGTTTTATCGGCATCGATCTCAGTGAAGCCAACTTGCAAGATGCCGATTTGTCAAGAGCAAAGCTGAAGCAAACCCAACTAGACGGCACAGATTTAACAGGTGCAACCCTTACCGGCGCCTACATTGAAGATTGGGGCATTACAAATACAACTAAATTGCATGGGGTGAGGTGTGAATATGTCTTTATGCGTTTACCCACAAAAGAAGACCCTGACCCTCTCCGCAAACCTGATAATAAACAAGACGTATTCGAGGACGGGGATTTTGCCGACTTTATCAAGCCAATTTTTGATACCCTCGACCTTTACCATAATCAAGGCGTTGACCCCCGCGCTGTTGCCATAGCTTTCAAAAACCTTGCGGAAAACCATCCCGAAGCCGAGTTAGAAATCGTGGCAATGGAGAAACGCGGCGATGATAAAATCTTGCTCAGAGCCAAAACCGCACCCAGTAGCGATAAATCTCAACTGAGTGCCGAATATTTTGATGATTATAATCAACTCAAAACTTTATCGCAGAGTCAGCAATTATTGCTGGTAGAAAAAGATAATTACATTAGTCAGTTAGTAACTACGATACAAACTGCATTCCAGCAGCCTAAATTTAATACACAAGGAAATACCATCATGTCTGATATCAGTGGCATCAATATTCAAGGTAGCAGTAATGTTAGCGGTATCGCTGGCAATAATTCTATTGCTAATCTAGGAAACATTAGCGGTAACGTGAGTATTGCCCTCAATCAGTTACCTGATGCGCCAGATGCCGATAAACCAGGAATCAAAGAATTATTGTCGCAGTTGCAAGATGCAATCATCCAATCCACATATTTGCCAGAAGAAGACAAAGCCGAAGCGCTAGAACAGGTGAACACTTTGGCAGAAGCGGGTAAAAATCCTCAAGAATCCACTAAGCAAAAGACGGCGAAAACTGCAATCACCATGTTGAAGGGAATATTTACCGGCTTACCTGCTGTTGCTTCTCTAGTTGAAGCGACTAATAAATTATTGCCTGCGATTTCTAAACTATTCGGTTTAGGATAA
- a CDS encoding FAD-binding domain-containing protein encodes MTKDMQRQFTNRDELVAYLREQFPGAAERDDHISETLGGRKAAEEALQKIDPLRYAQTRNFFTGAVTRLSPYIRYGVLSLREIRDYVLDQVQHQDDATKLINELGWRDYWQRLYMKLGDEIWKDQEDYKTGYTVSEYAPELPQDIREGTTGRVCIDSFSGDLRETGYLHNHARMWLAAYIVHWRRIRWQAGAKWFLEHLLDGDPASNNMSWQWVTSTFSQKPYFFNRENLERYTKSIYCQKCPLYGHCDFEGSYEELEQRLFPKGEFSKQANSQSWQRGKKSKK; translated from the coding sequence ATGACTAAAGATATGCAACGCCAATTTACCAACCGCGATGAGTTGGTAGCCTACCTGCGCGAACAATTCCCAGGTGCAGCAGAACGCGATGACCACATCAGCGAAACTCTAGGGGGACGCAAAGCAGCAGAAGAAGCGCTGCAAAAAATCGATCCCCTCCGCTATGCCCAAACACGTAATTTCTTCACAGGTGCAGTCACGCGACTTTCACCTTACATCCGCTATGGCGTTTTGAGTTTGCGAGAAATTCGAGATTACGTCCTTGACCAGGTACAACACCAAGATGATGCGACAAAACTAATTAACGAGTTAGGTTGGCGTGACTATTGGCAACGGCTGTATATGAAGTTGGGGGATGAAATCTGGAAAGACCAGGAAGATTACAAAACTGGTTACACTGTGAGCGAATATGCACCCGAATTGCCGCAAGATATTAGAGAAGGAACTACAGGCAGAGTTTGCATTGACAGTTTCAGTGGTGATTTGAGAGAAACTGGCTATTTACATAACCACGCACGAATGTGGCTAGCGGCTTATATTGTCCATTGGCGGCGTATTCGTTGGCAAGCAGGAGCTAAATGGTTTCTTGAACATCTTTTAGATGGAGATCCTGCTAGTAATAATATGTCATGGCAGTGGGTTACTAGCACTTTTAGTCAGAAACCGTATTTTTTCAACCGTGAAAACTTAGAACGCTACACCAAAAGTATTTATTGTCAGAAATGTCCCCTTTACGGTCATTGTGATTTTGAAGGCAGTTATGAAGAATTAGAACAGCGACTTTTTCCCAAAGGCGAATTTAGCAAACAAGCCAATAGCCAAAGTTGGCAACGTGGAAAGAAAAGTAAAAAATGA
- a CDS encoding FAD-dependent oxidoreductase: MSLTEEILSQLPGDVFGGLRQGDRILTSVRENTAPIPTLVKESQQPLGVVDFDVLICGGTLGILIGCALAVKGLRVALMERSILRGREQEWNISRKELDVFVELNLLTEKELASAIATQYNPARVSFAGGTEVWVEDVLNIGVDPVYLLATLKTRFLAVGGKLLENTPFTEAVVHPDGVMVNKQFKTRLLIDAMGHFSPITQQARQGKKPDALCLVVGSCAQGFPENNSGDLLLSFTSLQNQCQYFWEAFPARDGRTTYLFTYMDAHPQRLSLEALFEEYLRLLPEYQGVELSNLKFQRALFGFFPTYRQSPLKTPWSRILPAGDSSGSQSPLSFGGFGAMVRHLKRLTYGIYEALETEQLSAKALTLLQPYQPSLTVTWLFQRAMSVGVNQKIAPDQINQLLSAVFQEMQQLGTPVLKPFLQDIVQFSALTQTLLKTGFYHPALVAKIIPQVGLASLLDWMLHYSNLGVYTALLLLSPMLETWINNQPNEQQYYWHRLIDAWKYGSGGDYSD, encoded by the coding sequence ATGTCTTTAACTGAAGAAATTCTTTCCCAATTACCCGGCGATGTTTTCGGAGGGTTGCGCCAAGGCGATCGCATCCTCACATCTGTGCGCGAAAACACCGCACCTATCCCAACGTTAGTTAAAGAAAGTCAACAGCCTTTAGGTGTTGTAGATTTCGATGTGCTTATCTGCGGTGGCACTTTAGGCATTTTAATTGGTTGCGCCTTAGCGGTAAAGGGACTGCGGGTAGCATTGATGGAACGGAGTATTTTGCGAGGGAGAGAACAAGAATGGAATATTTCTCGCAAAGAATTAGATGTGTTTGTGGAATTGAACTTGCTGACTGAGAAAGAATTAGCAAGTGCGATCGCCACTCAATATAACCCAGCACGAGTTAGTTTTGCTGGCGGTACAGAAGTTTGGGTCGAGGATGTTTTGAATATTGGCGTAGATCCAGTTTATCTACTAGCTACCTTGAAAACCCGATTTCTCGCCGTTGGGGGAAAGTTGTTAGAAAATACACCCTTTACCGAAGCAGTGGTTCATCCCGACGGGGTGATGGTAAATAAGCAATTCAAAACTCGCTTATTAATCGACGCGATGGGACATTTTTCACCCATAACCCAACAAGCACGCCAAGGCAAAAAACCAGACGCTTTATGCTTGGTTGTGGGAAGTTGCGCCCAAGGTTTTCCAGAAAATAACTCAGGCGACTTGTTATTATCATTCACATCTTTGCAGAATCAATGCCAGTACTTCTGGGAAGCCTTCCCAGCCAGGGATGGGAGAACCACTTACTTATTTACCTACATGGATGCACATCCCCAACGTTTGAGTTTAGAAGCTCTATTTGAGGAATATCTGCGTCTTTTACCAGAATATCAGGGAGTGGAATTGAGCAACCTGAAATTTCAACGGGCACTATTTGGTTTCTTTCCCACCTATCGCCAAAGTCCGCTAAAAACCCCTTGGAGTCGCATTCTACCAGCCGGAGACAGCAGTGGTAGTCAATCTCCCTTGAGTTTTGGTGGTTTTGGGGCAATGGTGCGTCACCTGAAGCGTTTAACTTATGGCATTTATGAAGCGCTAGAAACAGAACAATTATCTGCAAAAGCGTTAACACTGCTGCAACCTTATCAGCCAAGTTTGACTGTTACCTGGTTGTTTCAAAGGGCGATGAGTGTTGGTGTAAATCAGAAAATTGCCCCAGATCAAATTAACCAATTACTCTCAGCAGTATTTCAAGAAATGCAACAGTTGGGTACACCAGTGTTAAAACCATTTTTACAAGATATAGTGCAGTTTTCGGCACTAACGCAAACACTGTTAAAAACTGGTTTCTATCATCCTGCATTAGTTGCCAAGATAATTCCGCAAGTAGGTTTGGCAAGTTTGTTAGATTGGATGTTACATTACAGTAATTTAGGTGTATACACTGCCTTGCTTTTGCTAAGTCCAATGCTAGAAACATGGATTAACAATCAACCGAACGAACAACAATATTATTGGCATCGTTTGATTGATGCTTGGAAGTATGGTTCTGGCGGTGATTACTCAGATTAA
- a CDS encoding serine/threonine protein kinase, which translates to MNLCNNPHCPRPQNSENILFCQACGSELLLEGRYRVTRQLGAGGFAKTFEVNHGNTLKVLKVLMLDDAKAVSLFQQEAQVLSHLNHPGIPKGDGYFAFSPKNSQAPLYCLVMEKIEGLDLHQYMEQRGNRPIDEKLALLWLTQLTNILHEVHQQNFFHRDIKPPNIMLKADGHLALIDFGTAREVTSTYHQKAAGQNITGIISPGYTPLEQANGKAVPQSDFFALGRTFVYLLTGKSPDQFSEDPRTGKLMWRDSALQTSKQVAGLIDYLMEAFPGKRPQNAQMILRCLSEINSTVQSYFLYSSGSQLPPTEIEKPRQSRQVKTSAATQIQSSKTKTNIFSSKTAQITGGVIGFAILFLIKFGSREIYKPFQSHPSQPVVTSTPTELQASNSEESANNSEQASTDSMSQQPSISEENISSGVPSGWNKFEGGGAELWLPPSWEGGDPSQNLDAMIRKIKSLGSTWEGSAQMLKLNLSAFSILAFDSYKGESSFPTSVIVSYEKIPIKMNLETYLQETLNKFPSDIRVINVKTGSIEGYELGKIITEIPLRGAKQIYYLIKDRSSIRGVIFSTSSNEFEGRLPVFEASVRTFSVK; encoded by the coding sequence ATGAACCTCTGCAACAATCCCCACTGCCCAAGACCTCAAAATTCTGAAAATATACTATTTTGTCAAGCTTGTGGCTCAGAATTGCTCTTAGAAGGACGGTATCGAGTGACTCGCCAATTAGGCGCTGGTGGTTTTGCCAAGACATTTGAAGTCAACCACGGTAACACTCTCAAAGTCTTAAAAGTTCTAATGCTGGATGATGCCAAGGCAGTATCGCTGTTTCAGCAAGAGGCACAAGTCTTAAGCCATCTGAATCATCCAGGAATTCCAAAAGGAGATGGGTACTTTGCCTTCTCTCCCAAAAATAGCCAAGCGCCACTATATTGCTTGGTAATGGAGAAAATCGAGGGGTTAGATTTGCACCAATATATGGAACAACGAGGTAATCGCCCCATAGATGAAAAATTAGCACTTTTATGGCTAACCCAGTTGACAAATATTTTGCATGAAGTACATCAACAGAACTTTTTTCATCGAGATATCAAACCACCAAATATTATGCTTAAAGCAGATGGACATCTGGCTTTGATAGACTTTGGTACAGCAAGAGAAGTTACATCAACCTATCATCAAAAAGCAGCAGGGCAAAATATAACAGGTATTATTTCACCAGGCTACACACCACTAGAACAAGCCAATGGTAAAGCTGTACCACAATCAGACTTCTTCGCCCTTGGTCGGACATTTGTTTATTTACTTACTGGCAAGTCTCCAGATCAATTTTCTGAAGACCCGCGAACTGGTAAGTTAATGTGGCGAGACAGTGCCTTACAAACATCTAAACAGGTAGCTGGTTTGATTGATTATCTGATGGAAGCATTTCCTGGCAAGCGTCCTCAAAATGCCCAAATGATTTTGAGGTGTCTATCAGAAATTAATTCAACTGTACAGTCATATTTTCTTTATTCTTCAGGATCACAATTACCACCTACAGAAATAGAAAAGCCTAGACAAAGTAGGCAAGTTAAAACGTCAGCAGCTACTCAAATTCAATCTTCAAAAACTAAAACTAATATATTTTCTAGTAAGACTGCCCAAATTACAGGTGGAGTAATTGGTTTCGCTATACTATTTTTAATTAAATTCGGTAGTCGAGAAATCTATAAGCCTTTTCAGTCTCATCCAAGTCAGCCAGTGGTAACTTCAACACCAACTGAGCTACAAGCAAGTAATTCTGAGGAATCAGCAAATAATTCTGAGCAAGCAAGTACTGATTCAATGAGTCAACAACCTTCTATTTCCGAGGAAAATATATCTTCAGGTGTTCCATCTGGTTGGAATAAGTTTGAAGGTGGTGGTGCAGAATTGTGGTTGCCTCCAAGTTGGGAAGGTGGCGATCCCAGTCAAAATCTAGATGCAATGATTAGAAAAATAAAAAGCCTTGGTTCAACCTGGGAAGGGTCTGCTCAAATGCTGAAACTAAACCTTTCAGCCTTTTCTATCTTGGCTTTTGATTCGTACAAGGGTGAATCAAGCTTCCCAACTAGTGTAATTGTCTCCTATGAAAAAATACCTATCAAGATGAATTTAGAAACTTATTTACAAGAGACACTTAATAAGTTTCCTTCTGATATTCGGGTGATAAATGTAAAGACAGGATCTATTGAAGGTTATGAATTAGGAAAAATAATCACAGAAATACCGCTTCGGGGTGCTAAACAAATATACTATTTAATTAAAGACAGAAGCAGTATTAGGGGTGTAATTTTTTCTACTAGTTCCAATGAATTTGAAGGACGCTTACCAGTATTTGAAGCAAGTGTTCGTACCTTCTCAGTTAAGTAG
- a CDS encoding actin-binding WH2 domain-containing protein, whose translation MPEKQNRGIKQFAVLVNLLRDRQSFLEEIRQGVRLQNKISSLFVSSSIFFALYGAIIGASHSWAQALSGAIKLPVFYLITLIICFPTLFFFNVLFGSRSSILQHFVVLLTSVSVISVLLFSLAPVTLFFLITTPDSYQFFKLLNVFIFGITGIFGVKFLYEGMQLLSEQDEVGKKTRTTILRSWLLLYAFVGMQLGWFLRPFFGAPDSKFELFRAVKGNFYLDIVAAISEILGLR comes from the coding sequence ATGCCGGAAAAGCAAAATCGCGGAATTAAACAATTTGCTGTTTTGGTTAATTTACTGCGCGATCGCCAATCATTCTTAGAAGAAATTCGTCAGGGAGTGCGATTACAAAATAAAATCAGTTCTTTGTTTGTATCTAGTTCTATATTTTTTGCCCTTTATGGAGCAATTATCGGTGCATCCCACAGTTGGGCACAGGCATTATCGGGTGCTATTAAGCTTCCGGTATTCTATTTAATCACACTGATTATTTGTTTCCCGACTTTGTTCTTTTTCAATGTTTTGTTTGGTTCTCGGAGCAGTATTTTACAGCATTTCGTTGTATTACTCACATCTGTATCAGTGATTAGCGTACTTTTATTTAGCTTGGCACCAGTTACGCTATTTTTTCTGATTACTACACCCGATTCTTATCAATTTTTTAAACTGCTGAATGTATTTATTTTTGGCATTACAGGCATATTTGGCGTGAAATTCCTTTATGAAGGAATGCAATTACTTTCTGAACAAGATGAAGTTGGCAAAAAAACCCGCACCACTATTTTAAGATCCTGGTTATTGCTTTATGCCTTTGTTGGTATGCAGTTAGGATGGTTTCTCAGACCGTTTTTTGGTGCCCCTGACTCTAAATTTGAATTATTTCGAGCAGTCAAAGGCAACTTTTATTTGGATATTGTAGCGGCGATTTCCGAAATTTTAGGTTTGCGCTAA
- a CDS encoding cysteine desulfurase family protein translates to MSIRPIYLDCHATTPVDERVLAVMLPYFTEHFGNPASISHVYGWEAEAAVKQTREILVAAINATLEEIVFTSGATEANNLAIKGVAEAYFKKGQHIITIATEHSAVIDPCNYLKSLGFEITILPVQKDGLIDLIELKNAFRPETILVSVMAANNEIGVLQPLAEIGEMCHEHQILFHTDAAQAIGKIPLDVQAMKIDLMSLTAHKVYGPKGIGALYVRRRNPRVQLAPQQHGGGHERGMRSGTLYTPQIVGFGKAVEIALAEQETETQRLTQLRQRLWEQLSQVEGIHFNGHPQQRLAGNLNISVEGVDGAALLLGLQPVMAVSSGSACSSATTAPSHVLTALGHSEKLAYASVRFGIGRFTTEEEIDIVAKHAIATIQSLQNKR, encoded by the coding sequence ATGTCTATTCGCCCTATCTACCTTGATTGTCACGCTACCACACCTGTAGATGAACGGGTATTAGCAGTAATGCTTCCTTATTTTACAGAACACTTTGGCAACCCAGCTAGTATTAGTCATGTTTACGGTTGGGAAGCAGAAGCTGCTGTGAAGCAAACACGAGAAATTTTAGTAGCAGCAATCAACGCCACACTAGAAGAAATTGTTTTTACGAGTGGGGCAACAGAAGCAAATAATCTAGCTATTAAAGGTGTTGCCGAAGCTTATTTTAAAAAAGGTCAGCATATTATTACTATTGCCACTGAACATAGTGCAGTAATCGATCCTTGTAATTATTTAAAAAGTCTCGGTTTTGAAATTACTATTCTCCCTGTCCAAAAAGATGGATTGATTGATTTAATTGAGTTAAAAAACGCTTTCCGTCCTGAGACGATTTTAGTATCGGTGATGGCTGCAAATAACGAAATTGGCGTGTTACAGCCATTGGCAGAAATTGGGGAAATGTGCCATGAACACCAAATTCTATTCCATACCGATGCTGCCCAAGCTATTGGTAAAATTCCCTTGGATGTGCAGGCGATGAAAATTGACTTGATGTCACTCACAGCACATAAAGTATATGGCCCCAAAGGTATTGGAGCGCTGTACGTCCGCAGGCGCAACCCCAGAGTACAACTAGCTCCCCAGCAGCACGGCGGCGGACACGAGCGGGGGATGCGCTCTGGTACATTGTATACACCGCAAATTGTCGGCTTTGGCAAAGCTGTAGAAATCGCTTTGGCTGAACAAGAGACAGAAACCCAACGCCTCACTCAGTTAAGACAAAGATTGTGGGAACAGCTTTCGCAAGTTGAAGGAATTCATTTCAACGGACATCCTCAACAGCGATTGGCGGGAAACTTGAATATCAGTGTTGAGGGAGTGGATGGAGCCGCACTTTTGCTAGGATTGCAGCCAGTAATGGCAGTTTCTTCTGGATCTGCTTGCTCGTCAGCAACTACTGCACCTTCCCATGTTCTTACAGCACTGGGACATTCAGAAAAGCTAGCTTATGCTTCGGTGCGGTTTGGTATTGGACGGTTTACTACAGAAGAAGAGATTGATATTGTGGCGAAACATGCGATCGCTACTATTCAAAGTTTACAGAATAAACGGTAA
- a CDS encoding lysozyme inhibitor LprI family protein: MRQLLLVLSSILTLSSLNTSAMTIADTTPDLSEMRLVQKLNCNNPQTQAAINECTKLSYQNADKKLNQVYQQLISTLESPRKQKLIAAQLAWIKFRDNNCEFERSKYEGGSIASSIYSGCLENTTKLRTQQLQEYLKTDP; the protein is encoded by the coding sequence ATGCGTCAATTATTACTAGTTTTGTCCAGTATACTAACTCTCAGCAGTTTAAATACCTCCGCCATGACAATAGCAGACACAACGCCTGATTTATCTGAGATGCGCTTAGTTCAAAAGCTCAACTGCAATAATCCTCAAACTCAAGCAGCAATTAATGAATGTACGAAGTTATCTTATCAGAATGCAGATAAAAAACTAAATCAAGTTTATCAACAATTGATATCTACATTAGAAAGCCCTAGAAAACAGAAATTGATTGCTGCACAGCTAGCATGGATAAAATTTCGAGATAATAATTGTGAGTTTGAGAGAAGCAAATATGAGGGCGGAAGTATTGCCTCTAGCATTTATTCTGGTTGTTTGGAAAATACTACAAAACTGCGTACCCAACAATTACAAGAATATCTCAAAACTGACCCTTAA
- the bcp gene encoding thioredoxin-dependent thiol peroxidase, translating into MSNIPQVGQPAPDFSTPDQNGNAVTLDDLSSQWVVLYFYPKDDTPGCTTEAKDFTELYQDFSALGAKILGVSPDLGKSHCKFISKHNLSITLLSDPEHILIEAYGAWQLKKFMGKEYMGVVRSTFLISPDKIIVYAWPNVKTKGHAQAVLTKLQELAAT; encoded by the coding sequence ATGAGCAACATTCCCCAAGTCGGACAACCAGCGCCAGATTTCTCCACCCCTGACCAAAATGGCAATGCAGTCACTCTCGACGACCTCAGCAGTCAATGGGTTGTCCTCTACTTCTACCCTAAAGATGACACACCCGGTTGTACCACCGAAGCGAAAGATTTCACCGAGTTGTATCAAGACTTCAGCGCACTGGGAGCAAAAATCTTAGGTGTAAGTCCAGATTTGGGTAAGTCCCATTGTAAATTTATTAGCAAACATAACTTGTCAATCACCCTTTTAAGTGACCCAGAACATATTTTGATTGAAGCCTACGGCGCTTGGCAATTGAAGAAGTTTATGGGCAAAGAATATATGGGTGTTGTTCGCTCAACCTTTTTAATTTCACCGGATAAAATTATTGTCTATGCTTGGCCTAATGTAAAAACAAAAGGTCATGCTCAGGCAGTTTTAACTAAATTGCAGGAATTAGCAGCCACTTAA